A portion of the Methanococcus voltae genome contains these proteins:
- a CDS encoding transglutaminase-like domain-containing protein: MITTLCLIIGFILITSTNTVSAQSVYTNPLDYYNENALNSDELFTINNYYSNKLSLQSYNYYIAPYYNKYRLNNTPNIISADDKYRYLYLLSKWQNQNLDYTYNRNTLKYEGQYFDILSPNQLLDLKEGVCRDFATFTASQLLKNGYPVYFIYMIYDDKNSHLFVATEINEGGNSQLLAVDKGSDVDYLAPYLQKISKPGEDNIVKVMKLTENEEFGTYEFNYEYNISKLNVQKPLESDLIKLNNSLAKKLANNGYNIINLSNMTTMGNITSNNGNNNINNKNITKLQYSYGDILHKFPDYYIDDITMSHVVLVNKNKGNYSLNTYWDDKTNKTNIDLYVMA; encoded by the coding sequence ATGATTACGACATTATGTCTAATTATAGGTTTTATACTTATAACGTCCACTAATACAGTAAGCGCTCAGAGTGTTTATACTAATCCCCTCGATTATTATAACGAAAACGCATTGAATAGTGACGAATTATTTACAATTAATAACTACTATAGTAATAAATTATCGTTACAATCGTACAATTATTATATAGCCCCCTATTATAATAAATACAGATTGAACAACACCCCAAATATTATTTCAGCAGACGACAAATATCGTTATCTATACTTACTTTCAAAATGGCAGAATCAAAATCTTGATTACACCTATAATCGTAACACTTTGAAATACGAAGGTCAATATTTTGATATACTTTCCCCTAATCAGCTATTGGACTTAAAAGAAGGTGTTTGCAGAGATTTTGCAACATTTACAGCATCACAATTGCTAAAAAATGGATACCCTGTTTATTTCATATACATGATATACGATGATAAAAATAGTCATCTTTTCGTAGCTACGGAAATAAATGAAGGCGGAAATAGTCAATTATTGGCAGTTGACAAAGGTTCTGACGTAGATTATCTCGCCCCTTATTTGCAGAAAATAAGTAAACCTGGTGAAGATAATATAGTCAAAGTGATGAAACTAACTGAAAATGAAGAGTTTGGAACCTACGAATTTAATTATGAATATAATATTTCAAAATTAAACGTTCAAAAACCTTTAGAAAGTGATTTAATAAAATTAAATAACAGCTTGGCAAAAAAATTGGCAAATAATGGGTATAATATTATAAATTTATCCAATATGACTACTATGGGCAATATAACATCAAATAATGGCAATAACAATATTAATAATAAAAATATAACTAAATTGCAATATTCATATGGGGATATTCTCCACAAATTCCCAGATTATTATATTGACGATATAACCATGTCCCACGTCGTATTAGTGAATAAAAACAAGGGCAATTATTCTCTAAACACCTATTGGGACGATAAGACTAACAAAACAAACATAGATTTGTATGTTATGGCATAA
- the hisB gene encoding imidazoleglycerol-phosphate dehydratase HisB yields the protein MRKFQINRETKETKIGLELNVDGTGVYSIVTGIPFFDHVLNSFSKHGAFDLNLRANGDLEVDDHHTVEDVGIVLGQAFNNIEKANIKRFGWAMIPMDEAKATFCIDIGGRPYVVGDYVPNTEKIGNFSTENVVHFFESFANHAKVNIHFEVTGKNEHHKVEALFKAFGIAMDMATQNDSRKGLISTKGTI from the coding sequence ATGAGAAAATTCCAAATAAACCGGGAAACCAAAGAAACTAAGATTGGATTAGAATTAAATGTCGATGGGACGGGAGTATATAGCATTGTAACAGGTATACCATTTTTTGACCACGTTTTAAATTCCTTTTCAAAACATGGCGCATTCGATTTAAACTTAAGGGCAAACGGGGATTTGGAAGTCGATGATCACCACACTGTGGAAGATGTGGGGATTGTTTTAGGTCAAGCGTTCAATAACATAGAAAAAGCCAATATAAAGCGATTTGGTTGGGCAATGATACCAATGGACGAAGCAAAAGCAACATTTTGTATTGATATAGGTGGTAGGCCTTACGTTGTGGGTGACTACGTACCAAACACTGAAAAAATAGGTAATTTCTCCACTGAAAATGTTGTTCACTTCTTTGAATCATTTGCAAATCACGCAAAAGTTAATATTCACTTTGAAGTGACGGGTAAAAATGAACATCATAAAGTGGAAGCCTTATTTAAAGCGTTTGGGATAGCAATGGATATGGCTACACAAAATGACAGTAGAAAAGGGTTAATTAGTACAAAAGGTACTATTTAA
- a CDS encoding pyridoxal phosphate-dependent aminotransferase, which translates to MITKKLLNTEQSEIRKIFNMASKDSINLGIGEPDFNTPQNIIDACKTALDKGITSYVPNMGIPELTEAISEKLKKDNKLDIPQNKVMVTCGASEAIMLSIMAFTEKGDEVIIPNPGFVTYKNMVQLSEGKPISMDLKYENDFKIDLDDLNEKVNKNTKCIVHNSPSNPLGTVASKEEVKGLAQIAEDNEVIIISDEIYEKIIYGKKHYSPASYTDNCIVINGFSKAYAMTGWRLGYMAVNENLDSKYNIIDNVLKIHQFGFACATSFAQYGALEALQGSQQCVKDMVKEFERRRNLIYNGLKDKFKVIKPEGAFYIFPDVSEYGTGMDVAQKLIENGVLCVPGRAFGSNGDNNVRFSYATSYEDIEKALEIIDNTINY; encoded by the coding sequence ATGATAACCAAAAAATTATTAAACACAGAACAATCAGAAATTAGGAAAATATTTAATATGGCCTCAAAAGACTCCATAAATTTGGGTATCGGCGAACCAGATTTTAATACGCCACAAAACATTATTGATGCCTGTAAAACTGCACTAGACAAAGGAATTACTAGTTATGTGCCAAATATGGGAATCCCGGAATTAACGGAAGCCATATCTGAAAAATTAAAAAAGGATAACAAATTAGATATTCCTCAAAATAAAGTAATGGTAACTTGTGGAGCTTCTGAAGCTATTATGCTTTCTATTATGGCTTTTACCGAAAAAGGAGACGAAGTAATCATACCAAATCCTGGATTCGTAACCTACAAAAATATGGTTCAATTATCCGAAGGTAAGCCAATTAGCATGGATTTAAAGTATGAAAATGACTTCAAAATAGATCTTGACGATTTAAACGAGAAGGTAAATAAAAATACAAAATGTATTGTCCACAATAGTCCTTCAAATCCATTGGGAACAGTTGCTTCAAAAGAAGAAGTTAAAGGACTTGCGCAAATTGCAGAAGATAATGAAGTTATTATTATTTCCGATGAAATTTATGAAAAAATCATCTATGGTAAAAAACACTACTCTCCTGCGAGTTATACGGACAACTGCATTGTTATAAATGGATTTTCAAAAGCATATGCTATGACCGGCTGGAGACTTGGATATATGGCAGTAAATGAAAACCTTGACTCAAAATACAATATCATAGACAATGTTTTAAAAATTCACCAGTTTGGGTTTGCTTGTGCGACCTCTTTTGCGCAATATGGTGCCTTAGAGGCTTTACAAGGTAGCCAACAATGTGTTAAAGATATGGTAAAAGAGTTTGAAAGAAGAAGAAATTTAATATACAATGGATTGAAAGATAAATTTAAAGTTATTAAACCTGAAGGGGCTTTCTATATTTTCCCAGACGTTAGCGAATACGGTACTGGAATGGACGTTGCTCAAAAATTAATTGAAAACGGTGTTTTATGCGTCCCAGGTCGTGCTTTTGGTTCCAATGGTGATAATAACGTTAGATTTTCATATGCTACAAGTTATGAGGATATTGAAAAAGCTCTCGAAATAATCGATAACACAATTAATTATTAA
- the pyrF gene encoding orotidine-5'-phosphate decarboxylase: MPKLMLALDVLDEFEAIKISEETSEYVDCIKIGYPLVLATDLGIVKRIKDKTGKEVICDFKVADIPATNEKIAKLTLNYADGIICQGFVGPDSVKAIMDVAEEYNKNNPKNPKKVIMVTEMSHGGATSFMQPIANEIAKMAGDLKVNGIVAPSTRPARLKELKEIANNAFVISPGVGAQGGDLEEVLKVLDENDYVIVGRAIYLNENPKESAKKYKELL, from the coding sequence ATGCCTAAATTAATGCTTGCATTAGATGTATTAGACGAGTTCGAAGCTATAAAAATATCTGAAGAGACTTCAGAATACGTAGATTGTATTAAAATAGGGTATCCCTTAGTACTTGCCACAGATTTAGGTATAGTAAAAAGAATTAAGGATAAAACCGGTAAAGAAGTTATTTGTGATTTTAAAGTAGCTGATATACCTGCAACTAATGAAAAAATAGCAAAATTAACTTTAAATTATGCAGACGGGATTATTTGCCAAGGTTTTGTTGGTCCAGATAGTGTTAAAGCCATTATGGATGTAGCAGAAGAATACAACAAAAACAACCCTAAAAATCCTAAAAAAGTTATTATGGTCACTGAAATGTCCCACGGTGGCGCTACATCATTTATGCAACCTATTGCAAATGAAATTGCAAAAATGGCAGGCGACTTAAAAGTAAATGGTATTGTTGCCCCGTCAACTAGACCTGCGAGGCTTAAAGAATTAAAAGAGATTGCAAATAATGCCTTTGTAATTTCTCCAGGTGTTGGTGCACAAGGTGGAGATTTAGAAGAAGTTTTAAAAGTTTTGGATGAAAATGATTATGTAATTGTAGGTAGAGCAATTTATTTAAATGAAAATCCAAAAGAAAGTGCTAAAAAATATAAAGAATTGCTTTAA
- a CDS encoding ATP-grasp domain-containing protein has protein sequence MENNKNNNKNNNQIKNVIFLEYTVATGVPDENLLNEGKLMFDTLLKQFLNSDSKYNVTCFLDENIYKKHAKDYNVINNSSQNRLNIVITHNNWSKDENKSLTSDYKEKLAEILRKHNENSKNHKNHKIETAGFVIGPENDCELEQLTKIIEENEMVLNIGCSSEGVMIAGDKYLTYLAIRDNVPTPHTLPLKKYIVKENLGCDGIHEVVGDNLIVQEYFEGIPYSYVFIVSNNSNSNDNYDEYELYPICMNKQYITDCYCGGEININHKLKETAKELCAETLRCIKGLNGYVGVDFMINEETEEITVIEVNPRITTSIHGINTEPPLCDLLIGNISNNKLNYKINKGLKFYRDGRGFKFEELD, from the coding sequence TTGGAAAATAATAAAAATAATAATAAAAATAATAATCAAATAAAAAACGTTATATTTTTAGAATATACCGTAGCTACAGGTGTACCTGACGAAAATCTTTTAAATGAAGGTAAACTGATGTTCGATACACTTTTAAAACAATTTTTAAATTCAGATTCAAAATATAATGTCACTTGCTTTTTAGATGAAAACATCTATAAAAAACATGCTAAGGACTACAATGTAATTAATAACTCGTCACAAAATCGGTTAAATATTGTTATAACCCATAATAACTGGTCAAAAGATGAAAATAAATCCCTAACTTCAGATTACAAAGAAAAATTAGCCGAAATTTTAAGAAAACATAACGAAAACAGTAAAAATCACAAAAATCACAAAATTGAAACAGCAGGTTTTGTAATTGGCCCTGAAAATGACTGCGAATTAGAACAACTTACAAAAATAATTGAAGAAAATGAGATGGTATTAAATATTGGATGCAGTAGCGAAGGTGTAATGATTGCAGGGGATAAATATCTTACTTATTTGGCAATAAGGGATAATGTACCTACGCCTCATACATTACCGCTTAAAAAATACATTGTAAAAGAAAATCTGGGCTGTGATGGAATACATGAGGTTGTTGGCGATAATTTAATCGTTCAAGAGTATTTTGAGGGCATTCCTTACTCTTATGTATTTATAGTATCGAATAATTCAAATTCAAACGATAATTATGATGAATACGAATTATATCCTATTTGCATGAATAAACAGTATATAACAGACTGTTACTGTGGCGGGGAAATAAATATTAATCATAAATTAAAGGAAACGGCAAAAGAGCTATGTGCTGAAACTCTACGATGTATCAAAGGATTAAATGGATACGTCGGAGTAGATTTCATGATTAACGAAGAAACTGAAGAAATAACTGTAATTGAGGTAAATCCACGTATAACAACTTCAATACATGGTATAAATACTGAACCGCCATTATGTGACCTTTTAATTGGTAATATATCAAATAATAAGCTAAATTATAAAATCAATAAGGGTTTAAAATTCTACAGAGACGGCAGAGGATTTAAATTCGAGGAATTAGACTAA